From a single Gadus morhua chromosome 3, gadMor3.0, whole genome shotgun sequence genomic region:
- the LOC115540487 gene encoding intercellular adhesion molecule 4 isoform X2 — MCVCRWLAMLLLPSVLDAATPHPASTLSQLHFQPPKPASLRPSISPALPSSLLPPSHSSLLQGQDFNSKQQCTLMISPSELVVRFGDPLFANCSIEMMEGPLGWLVEPDKQELTLVRFLVLNFTSLTVWGLKPKCFVMTDQSGDCSSVLHLTVYKPPDEVSISFVNHTGPLLEGHPYTLQCRVQEVAPVQNLTVTFYKGDTMLGPVQSSRNSVEAPVTETFTFSFNFSREDDGVQYWCEAKLNLGPHGPALPLVMQSQTLKAISLRAKGTTNANSGPFIPSILLLSIQFIYWVSNHVCSM, encoded by the exons ATGTGTGTCTGTAGATGGCTTGCAATGCTCCTCCTTCCCTCGGTCCTAGAcgcag CTACCCCTCACCCTGCTTCCACCCTATCACAGCTCCATTTTCAACCCCCCAAGCCTGCATCCCTTCGACCTAGCATCTCTCCTGCTCTTCCATCCTCTCTACTTCCCCCTTCCCACAGCAGTTTGTTGCAGGGCCAAGACTTCAACAGCAAACAGCAATGCACCCTGATGATCTCACCGTCTGAACTGGTGGTCAG GTTTGGGGATCCACTGTTTGCTAACTGCTCCATAGAAATGATGGAGGGTCCTCTAGGCTGGCTTGTTGAACCG GACAAACAAGAGTTAACACTAGTTCGGTTCCTGGTCTTGAACTTCACCAGCCTCACAGTGTGGGGTCTTAAACCAAAGTGCTTTGTGATGACTGACCAGAGTGGGGATTGCTCCAGTGTGCTTCATCTCACCGTCTACA aaCCTCCGGACGAGGTGTCCATCAGCTTTGTAAACCACACTGGCCCACTGCTTGAAGGACATCCGTACACCCTCCAGTGCCGTGTCCAGGAAGTTGCTCCTGTTCAGAACCTCACCGTGACCTTCTACAAAGGAGACACCATGCTGGGCCCGGTACAGTCCAGCAGGAACTCTGTGGAGGCACCGGTGACAGAGACGTTCACCTTCAGCTTCAACTTCAGCAGAGAGGATGATGGGGTCCAGTACTGGTGTGAAGCCAAACTGAATCTGGGACCACACGGACCAGCGTTACCGCTTGTGATGCAGTCACAGACACTCAAAGCTATCAGCCTCAGGGCcaaag GAACCACCAACGCTAACTCTGGACCCTTTATACCGAGCATTTTACTCCTGTCCATCCAGTTCATTTATTGGGTATCAAACCATGTATGTTCTATGTAA
- the LOC115540487 gene encoding vascular cell adhesion protein 1 isoform X1 produces the protein MRPIKMQTCATSRHLTQEGPLALGFRITRSTPHPASTLSQLHFQPPKPASLRPSISPALPSSLLPPSHSSLLQGQDFNSKQQCTLMISPSELVVRFGDPLFANCSIEMMEGPLGWLVEPDKQELTLVRFLVLNFTSLTVWGLKPKCFVMTDQSGDCSSVLHLTVYKPPDEVSISFVNHTGPLLEGHPYTLQCRVQEVAPVQNLTVTFYKGDTMLGPVQSSRNSVEAPVTETFTFSFNFSREDDGVQYWCEAKLNLGPHGPALPLVMQSQTLKAISLRAKGTTNANSGPFIPSILLLSIQFIYWVSNHVCSM, from the exons ATGCGCCCTATCAAAATGCAGACCTGTGCCACATCACGCCATTTGACACAAGAGGGCCCTCTGGCCCTGGGATTCAGAATCACACGTT CTACCCCTCACCCTGCTTCCACCCTATCACAGCTCCATTTTCAACCCCCCAAGCCTGCATCCCTTCGACCTAGCATCTCTCCTGCTCTTCCATCCTCTCTACTTCCCCCTTCCCACAGCAGTTTGTTGCAGGGCCAAGACTTCAACAGCAAACAGCAATGCACCCTGATGATCTCACCGTCTGAACTGGTGGTCAG GTTTGGGGATCCACTGTTTGCTAACTGCTCCATAGAAATGATGGAGGGTCCTCTAGGCTGGCTTGTTGAACCG GACAAACAAGAGTTAACACTAGTTCGGTTCCTGGTCTTGAACTTCACCAGCCTCACAGTGTGGGGTCTTAAACCAAAGTGCTTTGTGATGACTGACCAGAGTGGGGATTGCTCCAGTGTGCTTCATCTCACCGTCTACA aaCCTCCGGACGAGGTGTCCATCAGCTTTGTAAACCACACTGGCCCACTGCTTGAAGGACATCCGTACACCCTCCAGTGCCGTGTCCAGGAAGTTGCTCCTGTTCAGAACCTCACCGTGACCTTCTACAAAGGAGACACCATGCTGGGCCCGGTACAGTCCAGCAGGAACTCTGTGGAGGCACCGGTGACAGAGACGTTCACCTTCAGCTTCAACTTCAGCAGAGAGGATGATGGGGTCCAGTACTGGTGTGAAGCCAAACTGAATCTGGGACCACACGGACCAGCGTTACCGCTTGTGATGCAGTCACAGACACTCAAAGCTATCAGCCTCAGGGCcaaag GAACCACCAACGCTAACTCTGGACCCTTTATACCGAGCATTTTACTCCTGTCCATCCAGTTCATTTATTGGGTATCAAACCATGTATGTTCTATGTAA
- the LOC115540487 gene encoding vascular cell adhesion protein 1 isoform X3, whose protein sequence is MISPSELVVRFGDPLFANCSIEMMEGPLGWLVEPDKQELTLVRFLVLNFTSLTVWGLKPKCFVMTDQSGDCSSVLHLTVYKPPDEVSISFVNHTGPLLEGHPYTLQCRVQEVAPVQNLTVTFYKGDTMLGPVQSSRNSVEAPVTETFTFSFNFSREDDGVQYWCEAKLNLGPHGPALPLVMQSQTLKAISLRAKGTTNANSGPFIPSILLLSIQFIYWVSNHVCSM, encoded by the exons ATGATCTCACCGTCTGAACTGGTGGTCAG GTTTGGGGATCCACTGTTTGCTAACTGCTCCATAGAAATGATGGAGGGTCCTCTAGGCTGGCTTGTTGAACCG GACAAACAAGAGTTAACACTAGTTCGGTTCCTGGTCTTGAACTTCACCAGCCTCACAGTGTGGGGTCTTAAACCAAAGTGCTTTGTGATGACTGACCAGAGTGGGGATTGCTCCAGTGTGCTTCATCTCACCGTCTACA aaCCTCCGGACGAGGTGTCCATCAGCTTTGTAAACCACACTGGCCCACTGCTTGAAGGACATCCGTACACCCTCCAGTGCCGTGTCCAGGAAGTTGCTCCTGTTCAGAACCTCACCGTGACCTTCTACAAAGGAGACACCATGCTGGGCCCGGTACAGTCCAGCAGGAACTCTGTGGAGGCACCGGTGACAGAGACGTTCACCTTCAGCTTCAACTTCAGCAGAGAGGATGATGGGGTCCAGTACTGGTGTGAAGCCAAACTGAATCTGGGACCACACGGACCAGCGTTACCGCTTGTGATGCAGTCACAGACACTCAAAGCTATCAGCCTCAGGGCcaaag GAACCACCAACGCTAACTCTGGACCCTTTATACCGAGCATTTTACTCCTGTCCATCCAGTTCATTTATTGGGTATCAAACCATGTATGTTCTATGTAA